GCGGTCTCGGCGGTATTGCCCGCCAGATCGATGGCTTTGTCATACGCGGCGCGGGCATCTTGGCTGCGTCCCAGCCGGCGCAGCAGTTCGGCTCGCGTGGCATGGAAGGCGTGATACCCGTTCAATTCCGTTTCGAGGCGATCGACGATAACAAGTGCCACTTCGGGGCCGTCGAGTTCGGCCACCGCGATGGCCCTGTTGAGGGCGATGATCGGTGACGGGTCGACGTTCACGAGCTGATCGTAAAGGGCGAGGACCTGTGACCAGTCGGTGTCGCGGATGTCGCGGGCGGAGGTGTGCACCGCGCCGATCGCCGCGAGGATCTGGTAGCGACCGGGAACCTGACCGGCGGCGGCGGCGGTCAGGCGCTCGCGCACCAGCCGATGACCCTCAGCAATGAGTGCCGGGTTCCAGGCCCCACGTTTCTGCTCATCGAGCGGAATCAGTTCCCCGTCTACCGAGATCCGGGCGGTACGGCGGGCTTCCGTGAGGAGCATCAGCGCCAGCAATCCAGCCACTTCGCCGTCCTCAGGCATGAGGGCACGGACCAGGCGAGTGAGCCGGATCGCCTCGGCCGTCAGGTCGGCACGTACCGGGCCGGTGCCTGGCCCGGTCGCCAGGTAGCCCTCATTGAAGACCAGGAAGAGCACCGCGAGCACTCCGGAGACGCGGCCCGGGAGATCCGCCGCAGACGGTATCCGGTATGGGATGCGAGCCGCCTTGATCTTGGCTTTGGCGCGGGTTATCCGCTGTCCCATCGTGTTCTCGGGGACAAGGAATGCGCGGGCGATCTCGGGCATGGTCAGGCCGCCGATCATGCGCAGGGTCAGCGCCACCCGGTTCTCCATCGCGAGCGATGGATGACAGCAGGTGAAGATCAGCCGGAGCCGGTCGTCCTCGATGACCCCGTTCGACTCGGTTGGGGCGTTGTCGGACACCATCAGAGCCTCCTTGTGCTTGGCGTCGCGTTGGTTCTCGCGCCGCAGTCGATCGATGCCCTTGCGGTTCGCGGTAGTGGTGAGCCAGGCGCCTGGATTGGGTGGCACGCCGTCGGCCGGCCACCGGGCGACGGCGGTCGCGAAGGCCTCGGCCGCGGCCTCCTCGGCGAGGTCGAGGTTGCCGAAGCGTCTGGTCAAGCCGGCGACCACCCGGGCCCACTCGTCACGGTATGCCCGGGTGATCGCGTCCTCGGCGTCGTTCACGCGAACGGTCGCACCTCGATCTTCCGGTCGCAGACCTTCGAAGCCTCTGCGGCGAGGGTGAGCGCAGCATCCAGATCGGGCGCCTCCCACACCCAGAGGCCGGCGAGGTATTCCTTCGACTCCACGAAGGGTCCGTCGCTGATCACCTGCTGCTCGCCCCGGTTGTCGATGACCGTGGCCGCGTCAGGGTTCGCGAGGCCACCCGCGAACACCCAGTAACCGTCGGCGATGAGACGCTCGTTGAACGCGCTGATCCCCGGCCGCTTGTCCGAACTGCCGGGAGTGCTCATATCGTCGATCACGGAAACGAGGTACTGCATCTGAAGATCCTCTCCTTCGGTTTGTGTCAGCGCTCCCACTCAGGTCGCGCGTCAGTGTCATTGCGGGCCAGCGGGATGCGCGAGGTCGTAGGCGCGCGAGATCTTCGCCGGGACGACCATGCGCCAAGCATCGACGACGAGCTCGTGGGCCTCGGCCGGCTCGAGGACTGCGAGATCGGCGTGGACCCAGTTGAAGC
The DNA window shown above is from Agromyces cerinus and carries:
- a CDS encoding YciI family protein, producing the protein MQYLVSVIDDMSTPGSSDKRPGISAFNERLIADGYWVFAGGLANPDAATVIDNRGEQQVISDGPFVESKEYLAGLWVWEAPDLDAALTLAAEASKVCDRKIEVRPFA
- a CDS encoding RNA polymerase sigma factor, with the protein product MNDAEDAITRAYRDEWARVVAGLTRRFGNLDLAEEAAAEAFATAVARWPADGVPPNPGAWLTTTANRKGIDRLRRENQRDAKHKEALMVSDNAPTESNGVIEDDRLRLIFTCCHPSLAMENRVALTLRMIGGLTMPEIARAFLVPENTMGQRITRAKAKIKAARIPYRIPSAADLPGRVSGVLAVLFLVFNEGYLATGPGTGPVRADLTAEAIRLTRLVRALMPEDGEVAGLLALMLLTEARRTARISVDGELIPLDEQKRGAWNPALIAEGHRLVRERLTAAAAGQVPGRYQILAAIGAVHTSARDIRDTDWSQVLALYDQLVNVDPSPIIALNRAIAVAELDGPEVALVIVDRLETELNGYHAFHATRAELLRRLGRSQDARAAYDKAIDLAGNTAETANLTRRRDQLQ